The Chrysemys picta bellii isolate R12L10 chromosome 5, ASM1138683v2, whole genome shotgun sequence genome includes a window with the following:
- the LOC135983765 gene encoding uncharacterized protein LOC135983765, producing MQSSPAVMAVQSVNRKRAPAWTDREVLDLIAVWGDESVLSELRSKRRNAKIYEKISKDMAERGYSRDATQCRVKIKELRQGYQKTKEANGRSGSHPQTSRFYEALHSILGAAATTTPPVTMDSEDGILSTAGSSDMLGDGEDEEGDEEGEVVGSSHNADFPDSQDLFITLTEIPYEASPAVTPDTESGEGSATPSATVSQPSLESHSQRLARIRRRKKRTREDMFSELMACSQAQASQQTQWRENLTRMHQANMDREERWRQEDQQATQTLLGLLREQMDTLRRLVDVLQERRQEDRAPLQSISNRPPPPPSPIPTSPKVQRRRGGRVPAKSHSTPAESSSSRRLSFPKI from the exons atgcagagctctccagcagtgatggccgtgcagtctgtgaatagaaagagagccccagcatggactgatcgtgaagtcttggatctcatcgctgtgtggggcgatgagtccgtgctttccgagctgcgatccaaaagaaggaatgcaaagatctacgagaagatctctaaagacatggcagagagaggatacagccgggatgcaacgcagtgccgcgtgaaaatcaaggagctgagacaaggctaccagaagaccaaagaggcaaacggacgctccggatcccatccccagacatcccgtttctacgaggcactgcattccatcctcggtgcggccgccaccactaccccaccagtgaccatggactctgaggatgggatactgtccacggccggttcctcggacatgttaggggacggggaagatgaggaaggagatgaggagggcgaggtagtcggcagctctcacaacgctgatttccccgacagccaggatctcttcatcacccttacagagatcccctacgaagcgtccccagccgttaccccggacacagaatctggtgaaggatcagcca ccccgtctgcgactgtctcacaacctagcctggaatcacactcccagaggctagcgcggattaggcgtaggaagaagaggacacgggaggacatgttctctgagcttatggcctgttcccaagcccaggcatcacagcagacccagtggcgggagaacttgacccgaatgcaccaagccaacatggatcgggaggagaggtggcggcaggaagaccagcaggcgactcaaacgctgcttggactactgagggagcaaatggacacgctccggcgccttgtggatgttctgcaggaacggaggcaggaggacagagcccccctgcagtccatctctaaccgccctcccccgccaccaagtcccatacccacctcacccaaagtgcaaagaaggagaggcggcagagtccctgctaagtctcactccacccctgcagagagctctagtagcagaaggctctcatttcccaaaatttga